Genomic DNA from Gilliamella sp. ESL0441:
TCTACACCTCGAGTTGGCTCATCCAAAATTAATATACTAGGGCGAGTCATTAAACCTTTGGCAATAGCAACTTTCTGCTGATTACCACCGGATAAAAAGTTAATGATCTGTTTTGTAGAAGGGGTTTTGATATTAAACAATTTAATGAAATTACTTACGGCCTGCTGTTCATCTTTTAAACTTAATTTCTTGAATGGAGTAATAAAATGATTAAGGGCATTTAGGGACATATTATCTTTAACAGACATACCCAATATTAAGCCATCTTTTTTACGATCCTCAGAGATATAAACAATACCGTGAGTTAATCCATCTTTTGGAGAACACGTTTTAATAGGTTTACCATTCAACACGATACTTCCCGATTTTGCAGGATTAGCACCATATATCATTTTCATTAACTCTGTTCTACCTGCCCCCATCAAACCAGAAATACCAAGTATTTCGCCTTCATGGAGACAAAAACTTACATCATTGACGCCAAAGCCGGTTAAATGTTTAACCTCTAGCGTGACCTTTCCTCGCTTCCTATCAATACGAGGATATTGCTCTTCAAGCTTTCGACCAACCATCATTTCTATAAGGATATCTTCATTTAATTGATCAATGGATTTTTCGCCAACAAATTGACCGTCTCGTAATACCGTTACTTGATCACAAATTTCAAAGATTTCTTTTAAACGATGTGAAATATAAACTACACCGCAATTTTGTTTTTTAAGTTTTCGGATAACTTCAAATAATGACGCGGTCTCAGTATCTGTAAGCGCATCGGTTGGTTCATCCATAATAATTACTTTGGAATTAAAGCTAAGCACTTTGGCTATTTCAACCATTTGTTGCTCGCCTATGGATAAATCACTTACTAAACGTCGACTATCGTAATTTAGATGAAGTTCTGCCAGTAATTTATCTGCTTCTTGATATGTCTTCTTCCAATCAATACAACCCAATTTATTTGTAAATTCACGGCCTAAAAATATATTTTCGGCAATGTTGAGTTCAGGTATCAAGTTTAATTCCTGATGAATAATACCAATTCCCGCTTCTTGAGAAGATTTAGGACCTTTAAAGTTAACTTTATTACCTAAATAAACAATTTCCCCTTCATCTTTTTGATAAATTCCGGTAATGATTTTCATTAACGTCGATTTACCTGCACCATTTTCACCGATAAGAGCCATAACCTGCCCTGCCCGAACCGATAAATCAGCACCAGCTAATGCTTTTACGCCGGGAAAAGATTTGTGAATATTGGTCAGCTGTAATAGATTTTCGTTCATAAATCTCTCATTACGTTGTTGGATTAACAGGATTAGAAAATTACGCCCGACTGCAAAATGATGTTAGCAAATGGTGAGCATTCACCCGTTCTGATAACCGCTTTACAGTGATGAGTCTGAACTTTTAACATTTCATGTGTAATGTAGGCCGTCTCAATCGTATTTTTCTGAAGTTGCTCAAACTTTTCAATCTGTTTTAACACTTGTCTGTGCAAATCAGGATTTCGATAAATAATTTCTTCAGCAAGTATCACTTTTTCAATCTGCATATCTTTAGACAACGATTCAAAAACTTGCATGAATGATGGTATTCCATAAGTTAATGCCAAATCGATTCGTTGAATATTATTTGGAATGGGTAAACCCGCATCACCTATTGCGATTTGATCGGAATGCCCCATTTTTGACAAAATCTGAAGTATCTCAGAATTAAGCAATTGACCTTTGTACATAGTAGAATCCTTGAATAGTTACCTAGTAATGGTTATCGAAACGTTTCGACTGGCCATCATCTATTGAATAAATTTTTATAGCAACAAATAAAATCTAAAGTTGTGATCTTGATCAAAGTTAATTAATTAATCTATTTTGGTACAAAATAACATCAAAACAGAAGCGTGACCAAAAAATTGAATTAAATGAAATATAAACCTTTATATTCAATTTTTGGTTTTAGATAATCATAAATAAAAATGAATAGTACATAGATAATGAACTTTCACTAAAAGTTTGTTAAAATGTGGCGATTTTTAAATTATCTAACCTGGAGAATTCTATGGCAGGTCATAGTAAATGGGCCAATACCAAACATCGTAAAGCGGCACAAGATGCTAAACGCGGTAAAATTTTTACTAAAATTATTCGAGAGCTTGTAACAGCAGCCAAACTAGGTGGTGGCGATCCAGCGTCAAATCCTCGTTT
This window encodes:
- the rbsA gene encoding ribose ABC transporter ATP-binding protein RbsA, with protein sequence MNENLLQLTNIHKSFPGVKALAGADLSVRAGQVMALIGENGAGKSTLMKIITGIYQKDEGEIVYLGNKVNFKGPKSSQEAGIGIIHQELNLIPELNIAENIFLGREFTNKLGCIDWKKTYQEADKLLAELHLNYDSRRLVSDLSIGEQQMVEIAKVLSFNSKVIIMDEPTDALTDTETASLFEVIRKLKKQNCGVVYISHRLKEIFEICDQVTVLRDGQFVGEKSIDQLNEDILIEMMVGRKLEEQYPRIDRKRGKVTLEVKHLTGFGVNDVSFCLHEGEILGISGLMGAGRTELMKMIYGANPAKSGSIVLNGKPIKTCSPKDGLTHGIVYISEDRKKDGLILGMSVKDNMSLNALNHFITPFKKLSLKDEQQAVSNFIKLFNIKTPSTKQIINFLSGGNQQKVAIAKGLMTRPSILILDEPTRGVDVGAKKEIYQLINQFKQQGLSVILVSSDMPEVLGMSDRILVIYEGKVTGDFSICEATQEKLMAAAVGKNTGES
- the rbsD gene encoding D-ribose pyranase, translating into MYKGQLLNSEILQILSKMGHSDQIAIGDAGLPIPNNIQRIDLALTYGIPSFMQVFESLSKDMQIEKVILAEEIIYRNPDLHRQVLKQIEKFEQLQKNTIETAYITHEMLKVQTHHCKAVIRTGECSPFANIILQSGVIF